The following coding sequences are from one Phycisphaeraceae bacterium window:
- a CDS encoding ATP-binding cassette domain-containing protein: MNQPTTEKQPLVPPPIAPMPWERPPTEEVGVTCTPDGLRIRRSGGQPVIRLVDVSKSFGNQHVIRRLSLDIHLGQSTVIIGPSGTGKSVLLKLIVGLLKPDEGEVHFHNQRVDQLDPYELVEVRKKIGFLFQMSALFDSLSVGDNVAFPLIEHTKLKRSQRDELVDRVLRMVGLSGIQKKMPMELSGGQRKRVALARSIVLEPEMVLYDEPTTGLDPIRSDLINELIVGLSTRLGITSIVVTHDMISACKIADRMILLYDGEIVHDGVPESFWKTDNVLVQRFVQGQADAGELDMIRQGLHDSNGKKTRQ; this comes from the coding sequence ATGAACCAGCCCACCACCGAGAAACAACCACTCGTGCCGCCTCCCATCGCACCCATGCCCTGGGAACGCCCGCCCACCGAAGAAGTCGGCGTCACCTGCACCCCCGACGGCCTACGCATCCGACGCTCAGGCGGGCAACCCGTCATCCGACTCGTCGATGTCTCCAAAAGCTTCGGCAACCAGCACGTCATCCGACGCCTGAGCCTCGACATCCACCTCGGACAATCCACCGTCATCATCGGACCCTCCGGCACCGGCAAAAGCGTCCTCCTCAAACTCATCGTCGGACTCCTCAAACCCGACGAAGGCGAAGTCCACTTCCACAACCAACGCGTCGACCAACTCGACCCTTACGAACTCGTCGAAGTACGAAAAAAAATCGGCTTCCTCTTCCAGATGTCCGCCCTCTTCGATTCCCTAAGCGTCGGCGACAACGTCGCCTTCCCACTCATCGAACACACCAAACTCAAACGATCCCAACGCGATGAACTCGTCGACCGCGTCCTCCGCATGGTCGGACTCTCAGGCATCCAGAAAAAAATGCCCATGGAACTCTCAGGCGGGCAACGCAAACGCGTCGCACTCGCACGCTCCATCGTCCTCGAACCCGAAATGGTCCTCTACGACGAACCCACCACCGGACTCGACCCCATCCGATCAGACCTCATCAACGAACTCATCGTCGGTCTCTCCACCAGACTCGGCATCACCTCCATCGTCGTCACCCACGACATGATCAGCGCCTGCAAAATCGCCGACAGAATGATCCTCCTCTACGACGGCGAAATCGTCCACGATGGCGTCCCCGAATCCTTCTGGAAGACCGACAACGTCCTCGTCCAGCGATTCGTCCAGGGACAGGCAGATGCCGGCGAACTCGACATGATCCGACAGGGACTTCACGACTCAAACGGCAAAAAAACACGCCAATAG
- a CDS encoding zinc-binding dehydrogenase codes for MQRVIVKAFGGTDQLQVENPPTPEPKSGEVRVRVTSIGMNHAELMGRRGEYKLSTGEPPFTPGLEAGGIIEAVGEAVTTRKIGERVIIAPSAPRVGAGGYGGTYRSHYLVDASLVIPAPDAIPDDQLGAIWLPYLTAWGCLCWLHQLKQGQTVALPAASSSVALAASQIAKQAGAIPIGLTRSEKKAKALKDHRTAAYAHIIATNNDDGSMKPWHRDLKSLTDGRGIDVFFDPVASGEYLNTEIRALADDGIIYVYGLLGATDTVDVTPLIRKRAAIRGWGMTEIVQAGETAWRAGCEAVLNGFEQGAYRQEIDHTFPLSQVRSAHEAMERAQHLGKLVLIPDPKDV; via the coding sequence ATGCAACGAGTCATCGTCAAAGCCTTTGGTGGCACCGATCAACTCCAGGTCGAAAACCCCCCAACCCCGGAACCAAAATCGGGTGAAGTCCGGGTCCGCGTCACATCCATAGGCATGAACCACGCCGAACTGATGGGCCGTCGCGGTGAGTACAAGCTCTCAACCGGCGAACCACCCTTCACCCCGGGACTCGAAGCCGGCGGGATCATCGAAGCCGTCGGCGAAGCCGTCACCACCCGAAAAATAGGCGAACGCGTCATCATCGCACCCTCCGCCCCCCGCGTCGGAGCAGGCGGCTATGGCGGGACCTACCGCAGCCACTACCTCGTCGATGCCTCCCTCGTCATCCCCGCTCCCGACGCCATCCCCGATGACCAACTCGGCGCCATCTGGCTCCCCTACCTCACCGCCTGGGGATGCCTCTGCTGGCTGCACCAACTCAAACAAGGACAGACCGTCGCCCTGCCCGCCGCCTCCAGCTCCGTCGCCCTCGCCGCCTCTCAGATCGCCAAACAAGCCGGAGCCATTCCGATCGGCCTCACCCGATCCGAGAAAAAAGCCAAAGCCCTCAAAGACCACCGGACCGCTGCCTACGCCCACATCATCGCCACCAACAACGACGACGGCTCCATGAAGCCCTGGCACCGCGATCTCAAATCCCTCACCGATGGCCGTGGCATCGACGTCTTCTTCGACCCCGTCGCCTCAGGCGAGTACCTCAACACCGAAATCCGCGCCCTCGCCGACGACGGCATCATCTACGTCTACGGACTCCTCGGCGCAACAGACACCGTCGATGTCACCCCCCTCATCCGCAAGCGAGCCGCCATCCGCGGCTGGGGCATGACCGAAATCGTCCAGGCCGGCGAAACCGCATGGCGAGCCGGATGCGAGGCCGTTCTCAATGGATTCGAGCAAGGCGCCTATCGTCAGGAAATCGATCACACCTTCCCCCTCAGCCAGGTCCGCTCCGCCCACGAAGCCATGGAACGAGCCCAACACCTCGGGAAGCTGGTCCTCATCCCCGACCCGAAAGACGTTTGA
- a CDS encoding MlaD family protein gives MPDEQHKRNIAVGLTAAAGLIGLAGLLALFGYVPGFLEDGYTYQVEIPESGGLYPDSRVTFYGIDVGKVTEVNLRTDDNPGVIATILIDLELPKTIKAEVKATSLLGGGSAINFTRNDDIVETNMLPTDGTGTIKARIASPIDGLTSALEEPMQRFDDISQDLNRLLIAWSDLGENLNKLVEPRPAGSQDATGNLAAVLAETEASLAEARHTLSSFRELVDDPQLIDDLKSTAANTRKLTDRAEGTLQAIEDTAASLERRMAAVADDLSGAIASASGLLTKVHEGAGTAGKLISDPALYDNLNDAAERLKTTLLELRLLVEKIQAEGVLSSL, from the coding sequence ATGCCCGATGAACAACACAAACGCAACATCGCCGTCGGACTCACCGCCGCCGCCGGCCTCATCGGCCTCGCCGGACTCCTCGCACTGTTCGGCTACGTCCCAGGATTTCTCGAAGACGGCTACACCTACCAGGTCGAGATACCCGAGTCCGGCGGGCTCTACCCCGACTCACGAGTCACCTTCTACGGCATCGACGTCGGCAAAGTCACCGAGGTCAACCTCCGAACCGACGACAACCCAGGCGTCATCGCCACCATCCTCATCGACCTCGAACTACCCAAAACCATCAAGGCCGAAGTCAAAGCAACCTCGCTTCTGGGCGGAGGATCAGCAATCAACTTCACCCGCAACGATGACATCGTTGAAACCAACATGCTCCCCACCGATGGCACCGGCACCATCAAAGCCCGCATCGCCTCGCCCATCGACGGACTCACCTCCGCCCTCGAAGAACCCATGCAACGCTTCGACGACATCAGCCAAGACCTCAACCGACTGCTCATCGCATGGAGTGACCTCGGCGAAAACCTCAACAAACTCGTCGAACCCCGACCCGCCGGATCACAGGACGCCACAGGCAACCTCGCCGCCGTCCTCGCCGAAACTGAAGCCTCCCTCGCCGAAGCACGACACACCCTCAGCAGCTTCCGCGAACTCGTCGATGACCCACAACTCATCGATGACCTCAAGTCCACCGCCGCCAACACCCGCAAACTCACCGACCGCGCCGAAGGCACACTCCAGGCCATCGAAGACACCGCCGCCTCCCTCGAACGCCGCATGGCCGCCGTCGCCGATGACCTGTCCGGCGCCATCGCCTCAGCCTCCGGACTCCTCACCAAAGTCCACGAAGGCGCAGGCACCGCAGGCAAGCTGATCTCCGACCCCGCCCTCTACGACAACCTCAACGACGCCGCCGAACGACTCAAAACCACCCTCCTCGAACTCCGACTCCTCGTCGAAAAAATCCAGGCCGAAGGCGTACTCTCGTCGCTCTAA
- the trkA gene encoding Trk system potassium transporter TrkA has protein sequence MNIVICGGGEVGRYAAEVLTGRKHNVTLIDKSMAVLDELEERLDSRMMIGSGTQADVLSEAGVATADLFIAATNVDEINLLSASIAKGVGVKRCIARVHHSAYFELRGLDYGRHLGIDHLVCPEHATAQAIASVLRSPGAMAIERFAQGEIEMQSLVVREDAKAANTTLKTLKLSGPARLVSIGRGGTVFLPTGDSSILPGDVVTVIGETGSMTAVRKHFDTTAGKSRSVILMGGTSQAVWICRELRNRRFSVRLFEPDRKRAEELAEKLDWVTVLNDDPIRSEALMEERVDQADAFVAVTDDDENNILAAAQAKSLGAKTAVAVQQRATYLHLLRHVGIDRAFSPRANAVEEILRLIDTAPIRPLAQIAGDVASVFEIHVTRRAESVLGKPLSALALPPSSLVVAIQRADHVFVPGAGDSFESGDIAVLITPEQHEKALRKLFLGR, from the coding sequence ATGAATATCGTCATCTGCGGAGGCGGTGAGGTCGGGCGTTACGCGGCTGAGGTTCTTACGGGCCGTAAGCACAACGTGACTCTGATCGACAAGTCGATGGCGGTCCTCGATGAGCTTGAGGAGCGACTGGACTCGCGCATGATGATCGGGAGCGGGACCCAGGCGGATGTGCTGTCGGAGGCTGGGGTTGCGACGGCGGACCTGTTCATCGCGGCGACGAATGTGGATGAGATCAATCTGCTGTCGGCTTCGATCGCCAAGGGAGTGGGTGTGAAGCGTTGCATCGCCCGGGTGCATCACTCGGCGTATTTTGAGCTTCGAGGGCTTGATTACGGTCGGCATCTGGGGATTGATCATCTGGTCTGTCCTGAGCATGCGACGGCTCAGGCGATCGCTTCGGTGCTGCGATCGCCTGGTGCGATGGCGATTGAGCGGTTTGCGCAGGGTGAGATCGAGATGCAGAGTCTGGTGGTACGTGAGGACGCGAAGGCGGCGAACACGACGCTAAAGACGCTTAAGCTGTCGGGGCCTGCGCGACTGGTGAGTATTGGTCGGGGCGGGACGGTTTTTCTGCCTACGGGTGACAGCAGCATTCTGCCAGGTGACGTGGTGACGGTGATCGGTGAGACCGGGAGTATGACGGCGGTGCGGAAGCATTTTGATACCACGGCGGGTAAGTCGCGGAGTGTGATTCTGATGGGGGGGACTTCGCAGGCGGTGTGGATCTGTCGGGAGCTACGGAATCGCCGGTTTTCGGTGCGTTTGTTTGAGCCGGATCGCAAGCGTGCGGAGGAGCTTGCTGAGAAGCTCGACTGGGTGACGGTTCTGAATGATGATCCGATCCGTTCCGAGGCGTTGATGGAGGAGCGGGTGGATCAGGCGGACGCGTTTGTGGCGGTGACGGATGATGATGAGAACAACATCCTTGCCGCGGCACAGGCGAAATCGCTGGGTGCCAAGACGGCGGTGGCGGTGCAGCAGCGAGCGACTTATCTGCATCTGCTGCGTCACGTTGGGATTGACCGTGCGTTTTCGCCGAGGGCGAACGCGGTGGAGGAGATTTTGCGTCTAATTGACACGGCGCCGATTCGTCCGCTGGCGCAGATTGCTGGGGATGTGGCGTCGGTGTTCGAGATCCATGTCACGAGGCGAGCCGAGTCGGTGTTGGGTAAGCCGCTGAGTGCGTTGGCGTTGCCTCCTTCGTCGCTGGTGGTGGCGATCCAGCGAGCTGACCATGTATTTGTTCCGGGTGCTGGCGACTCCTTTGAGTCTGGCGATATCGCGGTCCTGATCACGCCCGAGCAGCACGAAAAAGCCCTGCGGAAACTTTTCCTGGGCAGGTAA
- a CDS encoding cofactor-independent phosphoglycerate mutase, with the protein MRYVIIIPDGGADYPLEDLDGKTALEAANIPNTDRLAATGRLGTAVTTPDGMPCGSDTCSMSLLGYSPKKYHTGRAPLEAAALGIELAPTDWIFRVNLVTVIDGLMQDHSAGAIRSDEGRQLLDTIAQVAELPGVTFHPGVSYRNIMVDRSNQRDWSKLKTTPPHDIPGEPIDKHLPKGSPHASDLLDLIAASAIAFADHDVNLTRQEMGEAPATHVWPWGQGIKPDMPAFADLYRRKGAMITAVDLLAGIAQLIGWDRLDVPGQTSYHDNDYAAAGQHAIKALDQYEVVCVHIEAPDEASHAGDAATKVAALEAIDQHVVGPIHNALQQRDEPWRILIMPDHYTRVETRKHDPTPVPFLIAGHKMQGVVPRAYTEETANNADLKITHGHELMEFFLDSGLR; encoded by the coding sequence ATGCGCTACGTCATCATCATCCCCGACGGCGGGGCCGACTACCCACTCGAAGACCTCGACGGCAAAACCGCCCTCGAAGCCGCCAACATCCCCAACACCGACCGACTCGCCGCCACCGGACGACTCGGCACCGCCGTCACCACACCCGACGGCATGCCCTGCGGGTCCGACACCTGCTCCATGTCACTCCTCGGATACAGCCCAAAGAAATACCACACCGGCAGAGCACCCCTCGAAGCCGCCGCCCTAGGCATCGAACTCGCGCCCACCGACTGGATCTTCCGCGTCAACCTCGTCACCGTCATCGACGGACTCATGCAGGACCACTCCGCCGGCGCCATCCGCTCCGACGAAGGACGCCAACTCCTCGACACCATCGCCCAGGTCGCCGAACTTCCGGGGGTGACCTTCCACCCGGGCGTCAGCTACCGCAACATCATGGTCGACCGCTCCAACCAGCGCGACTGGTCCAAGCTCAAAACCACCCCACCTCACGACATCCCCGGCGAACCGATCGATAAACACCTCCCCAAAGGCTCACCCCACGCCAGCGACCTCCTCGACCTCATCGCCGCCTCCGCCATCGCCTTTGCCGACCACGACGTCAACCTCACCCGCCAGGAAATGGGCGAAGCCCCCGCCACCCACGTCTGGCCCTGGGGCCAGGGCATCAAACCCGACATGCCCGCCTTCGCCGACCTCTACCGCCGCAAGGGCGCCATGATCACCGCCGTCGACCTCCTCGCCGGCATCGCCCAACTCATCGGCTGGGACCGCCTCGACGTCCCCGGCCAGACCAGCTACCACGATAACGACTACGCCGCTGCCGGACAGCACGCCATCAAAGCCCTCGACCAATACGAAGTCGTCTGCGTCCACATCGAAGCCCCCGACGAAGCCTCACACGCCGGCGACGCCGCCACCAAAGTCGCCGCCCTCGAAGCCATCGACCAGCACGTCGTCGGTCCCATCCACAACGCCCTCCAACAACGCGATGAGCCCTGGCGAATCCTCATCATGCCCGACCACTACACCCGCGTCGAAACCCGTAAACACGACCCCACCCCAGTCCCCTTCCTCATCGCCGGACACAAAATGCAAGGCGTCGTCCCTCGAGCCTACACCGAAGAAACCGCCAACAACGCCGACCTCAAAATCACCCACGGACACGAACTCATGGAGTTCTTCCTCGACAGCGGCCTCCGCTAG
- a CDS encoding FAD-dependent oxidoreductase produces the protein MRDERCDILIVGGGLGGCAAALAACEAGHSVIMTEPTVWVGGQLTAQAVPPDEHPWIEAQGCTGRYRTLREAIRGLYRRHYPLSRDALLDPELNPGSGFVSRLCCEPRAAFTALRSMLMPYEAAGRLRVWRNTFPKAADVEGDRVRSVTVYRRRIDADVTVTATMFLDASELGDLLPLAEVEYVTGAEAQSETGEMHAKAKAEPDNEQAITWVAALGWDRDPAANHVIDMPRGYERWKAYAPEVDPPWPGPLLSWREPFGDRPHESRVSFLRPEHRGANNGRGIPYFDYRKVIDATRWRHPKHVDDVSLVNWVMNDYVGGSIIDVPKDVRRERLNEARELTNCLVYWLQTEAEDWSTGRKGLPRLYLRPDIMGSDDGLAQAVYIREARRIKAVRTVTEGDVGVLQRCGENPPWGSPGSESVQRNRPLPVHDSVGVGAYRIDLHISTGGDHCLDLASYPFQIPLGALIPVRMKNLLPACKNIGTTHITNGAFRLHPVEWNIGESAGLLASFCLSRGVEPHEVHGDRALLGDFQKRLADEHVQLEWHGHVHAI, from the coding sequence ATGCGTGATGAGCGGTGTGACATTTTGATTGTGGGCGGAGGTTTGGGTGGGTGTGCGGCGGCGTTGGCGGCTTGTGAGGCGGGGCATTCGGTGATCATGACGGAGCCGACGGTTTGGGTGGGGGGGCAGTTGACGGCGCAGGCGGTTCCGCCGGATGAGCATCCGTGGATTGAGGCGCAGGGGTGTACGGGGCGGTACCGGACGCTGCGGGAGGCGATTCGGGGGTTGTATCGGCGGCATTACCCGCTGAGTCGGGATGCGTTGCTGGACCCGGAGTTGAATCCGGGGTCGGGTTTTGTGTCGCGGTTGTGTTGCGAGCCGCGGGCGGCGTTTACGGCGTTGCGGTCGATGCTGATGCCTTATGAGGCGGCGGGGCGGCTGCGGGTGTGGCGGAACACGTTTCCCAAGGCGGCGGACGTGGAGGGGGATCGGGTGCGGTCGGTGACGGTGTATCGGCGGCGGATCGATGCGGATGTGACGGTGACGGCGACGATGTTCCTGGATGCTTCGGAGTTGGGTGACCTGCTGCCGTTGGCGGAGGTGGAGTATGTGACGGGGGCGGAGGCGCAGTCGGAGACGGGGGAGATGCACGCGAAGGCGAAGGCCGAGCCGGACAACGAGCAGGCGATCACCTGGGTGGCGGCGCTGGGGTGGGATCGTGATCCGGCGGCGAATCATGTGATCGATATGCCTCGGGGGTATGAGCGTTGGAAGGCTTATGCGCCGGAGGTTGACCCGCCTTGGCCGGGGCCGTTGTTGTCGTGGCGGGAGCCTTTTGGGGATCGTCCTCATGAGTCGCGAGTGTCGTTTCTGCGGCCGGAGCATCGCGGCGCGAATAACGGGCGGGGGATTCCGTATTTCGATTACCGGAAGGTGATCGATGCGACGCGGTGGCGTCATCCGAAGCATGTGGATGACGTGTCGCTGGTGAACTGGGTGATGAATGATTATGTCGGTGGGTCGATTATTGATGTGCCGAAGGACGTGCGGCGAGAGCGGCTCAACGAGGCGCGGGAGCTGACGAACTGTCTGGTTTATTGGTTACAGACGGAGGCGGAGGACTGGTCGACCGGGCGTAAGGGGCTGCCGAGGCTGTACCTGCGGCCGGATATCATGGGGAGTGATGATGGGTTGGCGCAGGCGGTTTACATCCGGGAGGCGCGGCGGATCAAGGCGGTGCGGACGGTGACGGAGGGGGATGTTGGGGTGTTGCAGCGGTGTGGTGAGAACCCGCCCTGGGGCAGCCCGGGGTCGGAGAGCGTGCAGCGGAATCGGCCGTTGCCGGTGCATGATTCGGTGGGTGTGGGGGCGTACCGGATTGACCTGCACATCTCGACGGGCGGGGATCACTGTCTGGATCTGGCGTCTTATCCGTTTCAGATTCCGTTGGGGGCGCTGATTCCGGTGCGGATGAAGAATCTGCTGCCGGCGTGTAAGAACATTGGGACGACGCATATCACGAACGGGGCGTTTCGGCTGCATCCGGTGGAGTGGAACATTGGTGAGTCGGCGGGGCTGCTGGCGAGTTTTTGTTTGAGTCGGGGGGTGGAGCCGCATGAGGTGCATGGGGATCGGGCTCTGCTGGGTGATTTTCAGAAGCGGCTGGCGGATGAGCACGTACAGCTTGAGTGGCACGGGCATGTGCACGCGATCTAG
- a CDS encoding DegT/DnrJ/EryC1/StrS family aminotransferase produces the protein MSVPLIDLGRQHKPLKAKIREAFDRVLNNSSFILGEEVEKFEQQLAAYVGAKHAIGVTSGTDALLMALMALDIGPGDEVITTPFTFFSTAGCIARVGAKPVFIDINPRTYNLQWEQIEGAITNNTKAIMPVHLFGQSAQMDQIMAIASRHNLRVIEDAAQALGARFGERMVGTIGDVGCYSFYPTKNLAAPGDAGALVTNDGELACRLKRIRAHGMDGVDHFSEIGGNFRLDAIKAAILSVKLPHLDSYADARRAHADRYAQQLESLPIGTPFEAETRYHVYNQYTVRVHGGAREPLRHHLNACGIGNRIYYSRALHLQPCFEHLEQGQGSLPNAEDAANEVLSLPVFPELTHAEQQKVIDAIREFCRAE, from the coding sequence TTGTCCGTTCCGCTCATTGACCTTGGCCGCCAGCACAAACCACTGAAAGCCAAGATCCGCGAGGCCTTCGATCGTGTCCTCAACAACAGCTCCTTCATCCTCGGCGAAGAAGTCGAGAAGTTCGAGCAGCAACTCGCCGCCTACGTCGGGGCAAAACACGCCATAGGCGTCACCTCCGGCACCGACGCCCTCCTCATGGCCCTCATGGCACTCGACATCGGCCCAGGCGACGAAGTCATCACCACACCCTTCACCTTCTTCTCCACCGCAGGCTGCATCGCTCGCGTCGGAGCCAAACCCGTCTTCATCGACATCAACCCACGCACCTACAACCTCCAGTGGGAACAGATCGAAGGCGCCATCACCAACAACACCAAAGCCATCATGCCCGTCCACCTCTTCGGACAGTCCGCGCAGATGGACCAGATCATGGCCATCGCCAGCCGCCATAACCTCCGAGTCATCGAGGACGCCGCCCAGGCCCTCGGCGCACGCTTTGGCGAACGCATGGTCGGAACCATCGGCGACGTCGGCTGCTACAGCTTCTACCCCACCAAAAACCTCGCCGCCCCAGGCGACGCCGGAGCCCTCGTCACCAACGATGGCGAACTCGCCTGCCGACTCAAACGCATCCGGGCCCACGGCATGGACGGCGTCGATCACTTCTCCGAAATAGGCGGAAACTTCCGACTCGATGCCATCAAAGCAGCCATCCTCTCCGTCAAACTCCCACACCTCGACAGCTACGCCGACGCCCGACGAGCCCACGCAGACCGCTACGCACAGCAACTCGAATCTCTCCCCATCGGAACTCCCTTCGAGGCCGAAACCCGCTACCACGTCTACAACCAGTACACCGTCCGCGTCCATGGAGGGGCCCGTGAACCGCTCCGACACCACCTCAACGCCTGCGGGATCGGAAACCGTATCTACTACTCCAGAGCACTCCACCTACAACCCTGTTTCGAGCACCTCGAACAAGGCCAAGGCTCACTCCCCAACGCAGAAGACGCCGCCAACGAGGTACTCAGCCTCCCCGTCTTCCCCGAGTTGACACACGCCGAGCAGCAAAAAGTCATCGACGCCATCCGGGAGTTCTGTCGGGCCGAGTAG
- a CDS encoding aldo/keto reductase: protein MTTTAATQMRYRRFGRTELPMPLFSTGGMRYQDGWKDKPLDQIPTDIQDNLNNTIRRGWELGITHIETARGYGPSERQLGAILPELDRDKLILQTKIGPTEDADEFLAHFDESLERLQVDYVDLLSIHGINDSTDIVKSLRPGGCLQAARKLQAQGKVRWVGFSTHGYNDIICRAINTDQYGGFDYINLHWYYILNTNWPAIEAAHARDMGVFIISPSDKGGKLYDPPDKLRELCQPLDPMVFNDLYCLARSKVHTLSLGAARPSDYEAHMQALEHLDRADQLLPPIIKRLEDAMEAATGVRRPDAWSNTVPDDRLAPSGLNLPIILWLRNLAVGWDMLEYGKMRFNLFGSGGAWFPGYRPAEALPTIKDHELIDACPDCPVAQQLPAMIKQALDLLGGEAAKRQSAS, encoded by the coding sequence ATGACGACCACAGCCGCCACTCAGATGAGGTACCGACGATTCGGTCGCACCGAACTACCTATGCCCCTGTTCTCCACCGGCGGGATGCGCTACCAGGACGGCTGGAAGGACAAACCACTCGATCAAATCCCCACCGATATCCAGGACAACCTCAACAACACCATCCGACGCGGATGGGAACTCGGCATCACCCACATCGAAACCGCCCGCGGCTACGGCCCCAGCGAACGACAACTCGGCGCTATCCTCCCCGAACTCGACCGCGACAAACTCATCCTCCAGACCAAAATCGGTCCCACCGAAGACGCCGACGAGTTCCTCGCCCACTTCGACGAATCCCTCGAACGACTCCAGGTCGACTACGTCGACCTCCTCTCAATCCACGGCATCAACGACAGCACCGACATCGTCAAAAGCCTCCGCCCAGGCGGATGCCTCCAGGCCGCCCGCAAACTCCAGGCCCAGGGCAAAGTCCGCTGGGTCGGCTTCTCCACCCACGGCTACAACGACATCATCTGCCGCGCCATCAACACCGACCAGTACGGCGGCTTCGATTACATCAACCTCCACTGGTACTACATCCTCAACACCAACTGGCCCGCCATCGAAGCCGCTCACGCCCGAGACATGGGCGTCTTCATCATCAGCCCCTCCGACAAAGGCGGGAAACTCTACGACCCTCCCGACAAGCTCCGCGAACTCTGCCAACCCCTCGACCCCATGGTCTTCAACGACCTCTACTGCCTCGCACGATCCAAAGTCCACACCCTCAGCCTCGGCGCCGCCCGACCATCCGACTACGAAGCCCACATGCAGGCCCTCGAACACCTCGACCGCGCCGACCAACTCCTCCCTCCCATCATCAAACGCCTCGAAGACGCCATGGAAGCCGCCACTGGCGTCCGCCGACCCGACGCCTGGTCGAACACCGTTCCGGATGACCGACTCGCACCCAGCGGGCTCAACCTCCCCATCATCCTCTGGCTACGCAACCTCGCCGTCGGCTGGGACATGCTCGAATACGGCAAGATGCGCTTCAACCTCTTCGGCTCTGGAGGGGCCTGGTTCCCCGGCTACCGCCCCGCCGAAGCACTACCCACCATCAAAGACCACGAACTCATCGACGCCTGCCCCGATTGCCCGGTCGCCCAACAGCTCCCCGCCATGATCAAACAAGCCCTCGACCTCCTAGGCGGAGAAGCCGCCAAACGCCAAAGCGCCTCATGA